From Demequina capsici:
GCGCGGGTTCAACGCGCGGCGAACGAGGCGACGCGGCCGATCGGCCTCGACCGTCTCCTCGGTCAGCATCAGGTCCGTGCGACCCACCTTCAGCATGGTCCGGGTGCGACCGCCGACGTCGCCGATCCCCAGGTCGTCCTCGAGCAGCTCGATCTCCTGGATGTCGTCCCGCGAGTCGGCGAGCCCCTTCGGGTCGGTCAGCAGGTTCCACAGCTCCAGCGCGCTCGCGCGCACGAAGCCCTCGGCGGCGTGGGTCTCGATGTACGGAACGGCGGCCACGGGCACTCCTTCTTCGCTGACGGACCAGCCCAGCCTACGGGGCGTCGGTCCTGGTCCCGCACCTGCGATTGCTTGCCCCGCGCTCGTGGACAGCGCTAACCTGGCTCCAGCGCACAGGAAGGAGGCGAGATGAGCAACGCGAGCCGCATCACCACGATGCACGCTCCTGCCCTCGCCACCCGCGTCTTCTGCATGCCCTGCATGCGCACCGCCTGCTGCTGTCTGTAGAGCGCTGGCGACCGACCCGCACCCCTGACCCGGGTGCGCACCGCCTGCCAGTGCTCGCCCCCGGCATCCCTGCCATGCTGAGGAATGCCATCACGACGCGTTCGCGTTACCCACCCCGGAAACCCACTCAGGTAAGGAAACCCACTGCTCATGGCACGCATCTACGACGACGCGACGAAGCTCATCGGCAACACCCCGCTCGTGCGGATCAACAAGCTCACGGAGGGCGTCGGCGCCACCGTGCTCGGCAAGCTCGAGTTCTACAACCCTGCCAACTCCGTCAAGGACCGTCTGGGCGTCGCGATCGTCGACGCCGCTGAGGCGTCGGGCGAGCTGAAGCCCGGCGGCACCATCGTGGAGGCGACGTCCGGCAACACGGGAATCGCGCTCGCCATGGTCGGTGCGGCCCGCGGCTACAACGTGGTGATCACGATGCCGGAGACGATGTCGAAGGAGCGCCGCGCGCTGCTTCGCGCGTTCGGCGCCGAGCTGATCCTGACCCCCGGCTCGGAGGGCATGCAGGGCGCGCTCGACGCGGCCGACAAGGTGATCGCGGAGCGCCCCGGCTCGATCCTTGCCAAGCAGTTCGCGAACGAGGCGAACCCGGAGATCCACCGCAGGACCACCGCGGAGGAGATCTGGAACGACACCGACGGCGAGGTGGACATCATCGTCGCCGGCATCGGCACCGGCGGCACGATCACCGGCGTGGGCGAGGTCCTGAAGGCCCGCAAGCCGTCGGTCCAGATCATCGCCGTGGAGCCTGCCGAGTCCCCCATCCTCAACGGCGGTCAGGCCGGCCCCCACAAGATCCAGGGCATCGGCCCCAACTTCATCCCGCCGATCCTGAACACCGAGATCTATGACGAGGTCTTCGACGTGGACGCCGAGACGGCGATCGCGACGTCGCGCGCCGCAGCCCGACAGGAGGGCCTGCTCGTCGGCATCTCCTCCGGTGCCGCCCTGCACGCCGCCATCGAGGTGGGCAAGCGGCCGGAGAACGCAGGCAAGACGATCGTCGCGATCATCCCCTCGTTCGGTGAGCGCTACCTGTCCACGGTCCTCTACGCGGACCTGATGGACTGACCCTGCGCCCACTGATCCTCACCCCGGAAGGAGCACCCAGATGACGGACAGGCCCCGAGGCCTCGCCCTCATGGCGGAGGATGTCCGCTCCGCCAAGGACCGCGACCCCGCCGCGCCCTCTTCGTTCGTCATCTGGGTGTCCTACCAGGGCGTTCACGCCGTCTGGTATCACCGTGTGGCGCACCGTTGGTGGACCGCAGGCCACCGGTCGGCGGCCCGTCTGCTCTCTCAGTTCGCTCGCAGGCGCACCGGGATCGAGATCCACCCGGGCGCCCAGCTGGGACGCCGCGTCTTCATCGATCACGGGATGGGCGTCGTGATCGGTGAGACGGCCGTGGTCGGCGACGACGTGCTGATGTTCAACAACATCAACCTGGGCGGCACGTCCATGAGCCACGGCAAGCGGCACCCCACCGTCGGCGACCGCGTGGTGATCGGAGCCGGCGCCCGCATCCTCGGCCCGGTCTACATCGGCTCGGACTCACGGATCGGGGCGAACGCCGTGGTCGTGAAGGACGTGCCGAACGGCGCCACGGCCGTGGGCATCCCGGCGAAGGTGCGCGAGCACCCCAAGCCGACGGAGGCGCACACGGCCGCGTCGTGCGTCGACCAGGGCGAATCCCATGTCCACCTGGACGACGAGCCGCTCGAACCGGCGATGTACTACATCTGACGTGAACCTCGTGCAGGAGATGTGGATCAACTCACAGCTCTCTGCACGCCGTGACAGATTCGGTCTATGCTGATCGCAGTCGCTTTCACGCGAGAGCGCATCGACAGGGGGACTGTTTCCCATGCCGGTCGCGAACCGCGGGAATGACGACGACAGACCTGGCGCGAACCCCTCAGCCGCGCTAAGGAGAACGGGCCCCCGCTTCGGCGGGGGCCCGTTGCTTTTCCCTCGATGCCCGCCCGTACCGCCGTTCGCACGGTGCACCGCTGCGGGCGTGTCGTCAGGCGGCGAAGGTGCGCAGCATCCAGGCGGCCTTCTCATGGGCGGCCAGCCGGGCGTTCAGCAGATCGGCGGTCGCGCCGTCGCCTGCCTCCTCCGCCACGTCGACAAGGGGCCGCACCAGGCGCGCGATGGTCTCGTGGTCCGCGAGAAGCGCGACCACCATGTCCATCGCGTCGGTCTTCGGCTCGTT
This genomic window contains:
- a CDS encoding SRPBCC family protein, with the translated sequence MAAVPYIETHAAEGFVRASALELWNLLTDPKGLADSRDDIQEIELLEDDLGIGDVGGRTRTMLKVGRTDLMLTEETVEADRPRRLVRRALNPRVTSTSTWELEDAPGGTKVTVTSVLETQLGMIQRWAVQRGQLQRGREAIDAVRDQCEQFSVYFDKRRETLSFDI
- the epsC gene encoding serine O-acetyltransferase EpsC produces the protein MTDRPRGLALMAEDVRSAKDRDPAAPSSFVIWVSYQGVHAVWYHRVAHRWWTAGHRSAARLLSQFARRRTGIEIHPGAQLGRRVFIDHGMGVVIGETAVVGDDVLMFNNINLGGTSMSHGKRHPTVGDRVVIGAGARILGPVYIGSDSRIGANAVVVKDVPNGATAVGIPAKVREHPKPTEAHTAASCVDQGESHVHLDDEPLEPAMYYI
- the cysK gene encoding cysteine synthase A; this encodes MARIYDDATKLIGNTPLVRINKLTEGVGATVLGKLEFYNPANSVKDRLGVAIVDAAEASGELKPGGTIVEATSGNTGIALAMVGAARGYNVVITMPETMSKERRALLRAFGAELILTPGSEGMQGALDAADKVIAERPGSILAKQFANEANPEIHRRTTAEEIWNDTDGEVDIIVAGIGTGGTITGVGEVLKARKPSVQIIAVEPAESPILNGGQAGPHKIQGIGPNFIPPILNTEIYDEVFDVDAETAIATSRAAARQEGLLVGISSGAALHAAIEVGKRPENAGKTIVAIIPSFGERYLSTVLYADLMD